The Urbifossiella limnaea genome has a window encoding:
- the coxB gene encoding cytochrome c oxidase subunit II — protein MLDGNRGPLPAIAERASVMADRFEPLFWYITFWTAAGFLLVCALLAFCCVAYRRKPGPISTPRILGSHRLELFWTLTPLLIFLTFYAWGVWVYDYAVHPPADAPEVFVIGKQWMWKAQYPNGQRVIIGGNPQNMTEEDRQNIGALVLPLDRPVKVTFISEDVIHDFGVPAFRQKIDVIPGRYVSTWYQPTKLGEFHVFCDQYCGAWHSLMVGRIKVVPAAEFEAFLEGKGGAQGSANPVDGSLAHKGWQHFQRLQCQSCHMPNAGIGTGKHPRAPSLEGLYGRDVPVKGGTTVTADDQYIRDSIVNPGKHVVEGWERVMPGNYASQVSEDNLNELVAYIKWLRPGTQLGPNDKAPAPYGAPRTTPPPAGSTGGKQ, from the coding sequence GTGCTAGACGGGAACAGGGGTCCGCTGCCGGCGATCGCCGAGCGCGCGTCGGTCATGGCCGACCGGTTCGAGCCGCTCTTCTGGTACATCACGTTCTGGACGGCCGCCGGGTTCCTCCTGGTGTGCGCCCTCCTGGCGTTCTGCTGCGTCGCGTACCGCCGCAAGCCGGGCCCCATCAGCACCCCGCGCATCCTCGGGTCGCACCGGCTGGAGCTGTTCTGGACGCTCACGCCGCTGCTGATCTTCCTCACCTTCTACGCCTGGGGCGTGTGGGTGTACGACTACGCCGTCCACCCGCCGGCCGACGCCCCCGAGGTGTTCGTCATCGGCAAGCAGTGGATGTGGAAGGCCCAGTACCCGAACGGCCAGCGCGTCATCATCGGCGGCAACCCGCAGAACATGACCGAGGAGGACCGCCAGAACATCGGCGCCCTCGTGCTGCCGCTCGACCGGCCGGTGAAGGTGACGTTCATCTCCGAGGACGTGATCCACGACTTCGGCGTGCCGGCCTTCCGGCAGAAGATCGACGTGATCCCCGGCCGGTACGTCAGCACGTGGTACCAGCCGACGAAGCTCGGCGAGTTCCACGTGTTCTGCGACCAGTACTGCGGGGCGTGGCACTCGCTGATGGTCGGCCGGATCAAGGTCGTGCCCGCCGCCGAGTTCGAGGCGTTCCTGGAGGGGAAGGGCGGCGCCCAGGGGTCGGCCAACCCGGTGGACGGGTCGCTGGCGCACAAGGGCTGGCAGCACTTCCAGCGGCTCCAGTGCCAGAGCTGCCACATGCCGAACGCCGGCATCGGCACCGGCAAGCACCCGCGGGCGCCGAGCCTCGAAGGCCTGTACGGCCGCGACGTGCCGGTCAAGGGCGGCACCACCGTGACGGCCGACGACCAGTACATCCGGGACTCGATCGTGAACCCCGGCAAGCACGTGGTCGAGGGCTGGGAGCGGGTGATGCCCGGGAACTACGCCAGCCAGGTGAGCGAAGACAACCTGAACGAACTGGTCGCGTACATCAAGTGGCTGCGGCCGGGCACGCAGCTGGGGCCGAACGACAAGGCGCCGGCGCCCTACGGGGCGCCGCGAACGACGCCGCCGCCGGCCGGGTCCACGGGGGGGAAGCAGTAA